In the Kribbella sp. NBC_00482 genome, one interval contains:
- a CDS encoding PaaX family transcriptional regulator, whose protein sequence is MHARSALFDLYGDHLRARGAQAPVAALVRLLAPLGVHPPAVRTAVSRMVRQGWLEPARIDGQPGYALTSRARRRLDDAAVRIYRTAPDGTPVATGSEGPGDWDRHWHLGILREVPNARRREQLASQLSFLGWAPLSDGAWVGLRNDAEVDQILGVEGIAADRFRAPVDDGAVEFARRVWKLDELGASYDAWLIEAKALVDAAGAETGDEQAFAVRSELVHEWRKFLFLDPGLPDELLPTDWAGTKAAAFFDFHAERLGPAAGRFVDDCLTSH, encoded by the coding sequence GTGCACGCCCGTTCAGCCCTCTTCGACCTGTACGGCGACCACCTGCGCGCGCGAGGTGCGCAGGCTCCGGTCGCGGCTCTCGTCCGACTGCTCGCACCGCTCGGGGTCCACCCGCCGGCGGTCCGGACCGCCGTCTCCCGGATGGTCCGGCAGGGCTGGCTGGAGCCTGCCCGGATCGACGGCCAGCCCGGGTACGCGCTGACGTCCCGGGCGCGTCGCCGCCTCGACGACGCCGCCGTACGCATCTACCGGACCGCGCCGGACGGCACGCCGGTCGCGACCGGTTCCGAGGGGCCGGGCGACTGGGACCGGCACTGGCACCTGGGCATTCTCCGCGAGGTCCCGAACGCCCGGCGCCGCGAGCAGCTGGCGAGCCAACTCTCCTTTCTGGGTTGGGCTCCGCTGTCCGACGGCGCCTGGGTCGGGCTGCGCAACGACGCCGAGGTGGACCAGATCCTCGGCGTGGAGGGGATCGCCGCGGACCGGTTCCGCGCCCCGGTCGACGACGGCGCGGTCGAGTTCGCCCGGCGGGTCTGGAAACTCGACGAGCTCGGCGCGTCGTACGACGCCTGGCTGATCGAGGCGAAGGCCCTCGTGGACGCCGCCGGAGCGGAGACGGGCGACGAGCAGGCGTTCGCCGTACGGTCGGAGCTGGTGCACGAGTGGCGCAAGTTCCTGTTCCTGGATCCGGGGCTTCCGGACGAGTTGCTGCCGACTGACTGGGCGGGGACGAAGGCGGCCGCTTTCTTCGATTTCCATGCGGAACGATTGGGCCCCGCGGCCGGGCGTTTCGTCGACGACTGCCTGACATCGCACTGA
- a CDS encoding GNAT family N-acetyltransferase, protein MPILVVPTTAVHRSFLAAWDELGPDHERWMGARSIAGAEEEWTRAQAADPAEFARLVDAIRTEAEEETELAAGLVHQTVLWFVDGVEFLGRLSIRHDLTPALTEVGGHIGYCVRPSARRHGYATQMLTQSLPIAGALGIEPALVTCDLDNAGSRKVIESAGGELEDERHGKLRFWVPTHVV, encoded by the coding sequence GTGCCGATCCTCGTCGTACCGACCACTGCCGTTCACCGATCGTTTCTCGCGGCCTGGGACGAGCTCGGTCCGGATCATGAACGGTGGATGGGTGCGCGGTCGATCGCCGGCGCCGAGGAGGAGTGGACCCGCGCCCAGGCGGCGGACCCCGCCGAGTTCGCCCGGCTGGTCGACGCGATCAGGACGGAGGCCGAGGAGGAGACCGAACTGGCGGCCGGCCTCGTGCACCAGACCGTGCTGTGGTTCGTGGACGGCGTCGAGTTCCTCGGCCGGCTCTCGATCCGCCACGACCTGACCCCGGCGCTCACCGAGGTCGGCGGGCACATCGGGTACTGCGTCCGCCCGTCGGCCCGTCGGCACGGGTACGCGACCCAGATGCTCACCCAGTCCCTCCCGATCGCCGGCGCTCTCGGCATCGAGCCGGCCCTGGTCACCTGCGACCTGGACAATGCCGGATCGCGCAAGGTGATCGAGTCAGCTGGTGGCGAACTGGAAGACGAACGACACGGAAAGCTGCGCTTCTGGGTGCCGACACACGTCGTTTGA
- a CDS encoding leucyl aminopeptidase family protein — protein MARRSSSSPFPSLPVVAWQPGLPVHGSSTWVVVVGDEDGLPAAAKEAGERLGVDLDRLLEVQRATGFAPSAGATAAYPLLTGDVTEILLVGAGGGSAKELRHAGAAIARFGRGKDELTTVVAEGIDDAALQALAEGVVLGSFSYTQKTVDAGKPAVGTVTLTDGSADTRQPVIDRGVVIGRTGWLARQLAITPSNEKDPSWLAARATEVAAATGLEVTVWDEKKLAADGFGGILAVGQGSTRPPRLIRLDYVPKGATKKTPYVVLVGKGITYDTGGLSLKPREGMVSMKRDMTGGGSVIATLSALRDLGANVRVTGLICAAENMPSGTAYRPDDVIRHFGGRTTEVKNTDAEGRLVLADGLAYAVQELKPDVLVDIATLTGAIKVSLGAMLYGGMFATDDALADNLADAGRVSGEELWRMPLPAEYEDLISTPIADSVNSSKGPGSITAALFLKAFAGDLPWAHLDLSSIAESPADRYEYSAGATGAGARLLSTWLSSDTPTSGIG, from the coding sequence GTGGCTCGCCGCAGCAGTTCGTCTCCTTTTCCCAGTCTTCCGGTCGTCGCGTGGCAGCCGGGTCTGCCGGTGCACGGGTCGTCGACGTGGGTTGTCGTCGTCGGTGACGAGGACGGTCTGCCGGCCGCCGCGAAGGAAGCCGGAGAGCGGCTCGGCGTCGACCTCGACCGGCTGCTCGAGGTGCAGCGCGCGACCGGGTTCGCCCCGTCCGCCGGTGCGACCGCGGCGTACCCGCTGCTGACCGGTGACGTGACCGAGATCCTGCTGGTCGGGGCCGGTGGCGGGAGCGCCAAGGAGCTGCGACACGCCGGTGCGGCGATCGCGCGGTTCGGTCGCGGCAAGGACGAGCTCACCACTGTCGTTGCCGAGGGCATCGATGACGCGGCGCTGCAGGCACTCGCCGAGGGCGTCGTGCTCGGCTCGTTCTCGTACACGCAGAAGACGGTCGACGCGGGCAAGCCTGCCGTCGGCACCGTCACGCTGACCGACGGATCGGCGGACACGCGGCAGCCGGTGATCGACCGTGGTGTCGTGATCGGGCGCACCGGCTGGCTGGCGAGGCAGCTCGCGATCACCCCGTCGAACGAGAAGGACCCGTCCTGGCTGGCCGCCCGCGCGACCGAGGTGGCCGCCGCGACCGGTCTCGAGGTGACGGTCTGGGACGAGAAGAAGCTCGCCGCCGACGGCTTCGGCGGCATCCTCGCGGTCGGCCAGGGCTCGACCCGCCCGCCGCGGCTCATCCGCCTCGACTATGTGCCCAAGGGCGCGACCAAGAAGACGCCGTACGTCGTGCTCGTCGGCAAGGGGATCACCTACGACACCGGCGGCCTGTCGCTGAAGCCGCGCGAGGGCATGGTGTCGATGAAGCGCGACATGACCGGCGGCGGCTCCGTGATCGCGACGCTGTCGGCGCTGCGCGACCTCGGTGCGAACGTTCGCGTGACCGGCCTGATCTGCGCCGCGGAGAACATGCCGTCCGGTACGGCGTACCGCCCGGACGACGTGATCCGGCACTTCGGCGGCCGCACCACCGAGGTGAAGAACACCGACGCCGAGGGCCGTCTGGTGCTCGCCGACGGGCTCGCGTACGCCGTGCAGGAGCTGAAGCCCGACGTACTCGTCGACATCGCCACGCTGACCGGCGCGATCAAGGTGTCGCTCGGCGCGATGCTGTACGGCGGGATGTTCGCGACCGACGACGCGCTGGCGGACAACCTCGCGGACGCCGGCCGGGTGTCCGGCGAGGAACTGTGGCGGATGCCGCTGCCGGCCGAGTACGAGGACCTGATCTCGACGCCGATCGCCGACTCGGTGAACAGCTCGAAGGGCCCGGGCTCGATCACCGCGGCCCTGTTCCTGAAGGCCTTCGCGGGCGACCTCCCGTGGGCCCACCTCGACCTGTCGTCGATCGCCGAGTCCCCGGCCGACCGCTACGAGTACTCCGCCGGCGCAACCGGCGCCGGCGCCCGCCTCCTCAGCACCTGGCTATCCTCCGACACCCCGACGTCCGGCATCGGCTGA
- a CDS encoding DUF3117 domain-containing protein: MAAMKPRTGDGPLEVTKEGRGIVMRVPLEGGGRLVVELNADEATELGNALKAVVG, translated from the coding sequence ATGGCGGCGATGAAGCCGCGGACGGGCGATGGTCCGCTCGAGGTCACCAAGGAGGGCCGCGGGATCGTGATGCGGGTTCCGCTCGAGGGCGGCGGTCGGCTCGTCGTCGAGCTCAACGCCGACGAAGCGACCGAGCTCGGCAACGCACTGAAGGCCGTCGTCGGCTGA
- a CDS encoding type IV toxin-antitoxin system AbiEi family antitoxin domain-containing protein produces MNPRLKTIAAGQGGVVSRAQAMSAGYTREQISRRLGDGRWERVRYGQYAERPDMRDLPAWERELLRHRRLVHAAVNSMCPGSAVVSHHSALVMHGVPVWQANLSEVQLTRTAGMRSGPKTGVRHHRSRLGASDVTVVAGLAVTALTRAVVEVAGSSSFEAAVVSADAAFRRSEVSADDLLRLREVTHNWPGGPGIRAVLDFADPQAESVGETRLRVLMHNEGLPVSVLQAEFADADGFVGRVDFYFPEHNTVVEFDGLAKYGEGTREALIREKLREDRLRALGLEIVRITWADLEHPARTAMRVRQAFARARRTPLAG; encoded by the coding sequence GTGAATCCTCGACTGAAGACGATCGCGGCCGGGCAGGGCGGTGTGGTCAGCAGAGCGCAGGCGATGAGCGCCGGTTACACCCGGGAGCAGATCAGTCGACGGTTGGGCGACGGGCGGTGGGAGCGGGTTCGGTATGGGCAGTACGCCGAGCGCCCGGACATGCGCGACCTGCCGGCCTGGGAACGCGAGCTCCTCCGTCACCGGCGCCTGGTCCACGCCGCAGTGAACTCCATGTGCCCGGGATCCGCGGTCGTGAGTCACCACTCCGCACTGGTCATGCACGGCGTACCGGTCTGGCAGGCCAATCTGTCCGAGGTCCAGCTGACGCGTACAGCCGGCATGCGGAGCGGGCCGAAGACCGGTGTGCGTCACCACCGGTCGAGGCTCGGCGCCTCGGACGTGACGGTCGTCGCCGGACTCGCCGTGACCGCGTTGACCCGGGCCGTGGTCGAGGTGGCCGGTTCGTCGTCGTTCGAGGCGGCGGTTGTCAGTGCCGATGCGGCGTTCCGGCGATCGGAGGTGAGTGCGGACGACCTGCTCCGGCTGCGCGAGGTCACGCACAACTGGCCGGGCGGCCCCGGGATTCGCGCGGTGCTCGACTTCGCCGATCCTCAGGCCGAGTCCGTCGGCGAGACCCGGCTGCGGGTCCTCATGCACAACGAGGGTCTGCCGGTTTCGGTGCTGCAGGCAGAGTTCGCGGATGCCGACGGCTTCGTCGGACGGGTGGACTTCTATTTCCCCGAGCACAACACCGTCGTCGAGTTCGACGGCCTGGCGAAGTACGGGGAGGGGACACGTGAGGCGCTGATCCGCGAGAAGCTGCGGGAGGACCGGCTCCGGGCCCTGGGGCTGGAGATCGTCCGGATCACCTGGGCAGACCTCGAGCATCCAGCCCGTACGGCGATGCGCGTCCGGCAGGCGTTCGCCCGCGCCCGCCGTACCCCACTAGCCGGCTGA
- a CDS encoding oxidoreductase → MTKSTITLAEDLTITRMGYGAMQLAGPGVFGPPKDRDQAIAVLREAVALGVTHIDTSDFYGPTVVNEIIKEALHPYPEDLVLVTKVGARRGDDASWIPDLAPDALRAQVHDNLEHLGLDVLDVVNLRSMAHEGHSEESIAESFTTLVELQQQGLIKHLGLSSVTIPQIREAQAIAPIVTIQNLYNLVNRDDDDVVEYAAEHNIAFASFFPLGGFTPLQSETLAKVAARLDATPQQVALAWLLQRSATSVVIPGTSSVAHLRENVAARDLVLPADAVTELDAIGA, encoded by the coding sequence ATGACGAAATCAACCATCACCCTCGCCGAGGACCTGACCATCACCCGGATGGGGTACGGCGCGATGCAACTCGCCGGCCCAGGCGTCTTCGGCCCGCCCAAGGACCGCGACCAGGCGATCGCCGTACTGCGGGAGGCCGTCGCACTCGGCGTCACCCACATCGACACCAGCGACTTCTACGGGCCGACCGTGGTCAACGAAATCATCAAGGAGGCGCTGCACCCGTACCCGGAGGACCTGGTCCTGGTCACCAAGGTCGGCGCCCGGCGCGGCGACGACGCCAGCTGGATCCCGGACCTCGCACCGGACGCGCTGCGCGCCCAGGTCCACGACAACCTCGAGCACCTCGGCCTCGACGTCCTCGACGTGGTCAACCTCCGCAGCATGGCGCACGAAGGCCACAGCGAGGAGTCGATCGCGGAGTCGTTCACCACGCTGGTCGAGCTCCAGCAGCAGGGCCTCATCAAGCACCTCGGCCTGAGCAGCGTGACGATCCCGCAGATCCGTGAGGCGCAGGCGATCGCGCCGATCGTGACCATCCAGAACCTGTACAACCTGGTGAACCGCGATGACGACGACGTGGTCGAGTACGCCGCAGAGCACAACATCGCGTTCGCGTCGTTCTTCCCGCTCGGCGGATTCACCCCGCTGCAGTCCGAGACGCTGGCGAAGGTCGCGGCCCGTCTGGACGCCACCCCGCAGCAGGTCGCCCTCGCGTGGCTCCTTCAGCGGTCCGCGACCAGCGTCGTCATCCCCGGTACGTCGTCAGTCGCCCATCTGCGCGAGAACGTCGCCGCCCGCGACCTCGTCCTCCCCGCCGACGCCGTCACCGAACTCGACGCGATCGGCGCCTGA
- the glgC gene encoding glucose-1-phosphate adenylyltransferase, whose amino-acid sequence MAKAPRVLGIVLAGGEGKRLMPLTADRAKPAVPFGGSYRLIDFVLSNLVNAGYRNLCVLTQYKSHSLDRHVTLTWRMSTLLGNYVTCVPAQQRLGPQWYQGSADAIYQSMNLIKDADPEYIVVFGADHVYRMDASQMVAAHIERGNGVTVAGIRVPRAEATEFGVIKTAADGHAIEEFLEKPADPPGLPDSPDETFASMGNYVFSRDVLVEALRKDAANPASRHDMGGDIVPMLVAEGKAGVYDFKDNDVPGALDRDHSYWRDVGSLDSYHEAHMDLVSIQPVFNLYNNDWPIFTSHPQLPGAKFTDDATVGESIVCQGSIVSGAHVDHSVIGSNVIVSAGADIQYSVIMDNCKIGKDVVLKNVILDKNIVIPDGTEIGVDQDYDRERGFTVSKGGVTVLGKGQVIEAPKGAADEVAEA is encoded by the coding sequence ATGGCAAAGGCGCCCAGAGTTCTCGGAATCGTGCTGGCCGGTGGTGAGGGGAAGCGGTTGATGCCGCTGACGGCGGACCGGGCCAAACCGGCCGTGCCGTTCGGCGGCAGTTATCGCCTCATCGATTTCGTGCTGTCGAATTTGGTCAATGCGGGTTATCGAAATCTTTGCGTGCTGACGCAGTACAAATCGCATTCGCTGGACCGGCACGTCACGCTGACCTGGCGGATGTCCACCCTGCTCGGCAACTACGTGACCTGCGTCCCGGCCCAGCAGCGGCTCGGCCCGCAGTGGTACCAGGGCAGCGCGGACGCGATCTACCAGTCGATGAACCTGATCAAGGACGCCGACCCGGAGTACATCGTGGTCTTCGGCGCCGACCACGTGTACCGGATGGACGCGTCGCAGATGGTCGCCGCGCACATCGAGCGCGGGAACGGCGTGACCGTGGCCGGTATCCGGGTGCCGCGGGCCGAGGCGACCGAGTTCGGCGTGATCAAGACCGCCGCGGACGGGCACGCGATCGAGGAGTTCCTGGAGAAGCCGGCCGACCCGCCGGGACTGCCGGACTCGCCGGACGAGACGTTCGCGTCGATGGGCAACTACGTGTTCAGCCGGGACGTCCTGGTCGAGGCGCTGCGCAAGGACGCCGCCAACCCGGCGTCGCGGCACGACATGGGCGGCGACATCGTCCCGATGCTCGTTGCCGAGGGCAAGGCGGGCGTGTACGACTTCAAGGACAACGACGTACCGGGTGCGCTCGACCGGGACCACTCGTACTGGCGGGACGTCGGGTCGCTGGACTCGTACCACGAGGCGCACATGGACCTGGTGTCGATCCAGCCGGTGTTCAACCTGTACAACAACGACTGGCCGATCTTCACCTCGCACCCGCAGCTGCCGGGGGCGAAGTTCACCGACGACGCGACGGTCGGCGAGTCGATCGTCTGCCAGGGCTCGATCGTGTCCGGCGCGCATGTGGACCACTCGGTGATCGGGTCGAACGTGATCGTCAGCGCCGGCGCCGACATCCAGTACTCGGTGATCATGGACAACTGCAAGATCGGCAAGGACGTCGTGCTGAAGAACGTGATCCTGGACAAGAACATCGTGATCCCGGACGGCACCGAGATCGGCGTCGACCAGGACTACGACCGGGAACGCGGGTTCACGGTGTCCAAGGGCGGCGTGACAGTGCTCGGCAAGGGGCAGGTGATCGAGGCGCCCAAGGGTGCCGCCGACGAGGTTGCCGAGGCGTGA
- the kynU gene encoding kynureninase — protein MTLSETEALELDAADPGHRELFDVPPAQGGDYPEVAYFAGNSLGLRPKATRSELLEDLDSWAALGVEGHLDAARPWLPYHELLTGPASRLVGALPSETVVMNTLTVNLHLLMVSFYRPTRSRHRIVIEDSAFPSDSYAVRSQVEFHGYDAEDAVIRLRPRPGENSLRTADVVEQLGGDVALVLLGGVNYLTGELMDIPTITKAGHAAGAIVGWDLAHAAGNVPLALHDWDVDFAAWCSYKYLNSGPGAIAGAFVHERHLGADLPRFEGWWSTDAKTRFEMTPESRPPATADAWQVSNPPIFSMSPVRTSLEIFDKVGIEVLRERSVRLTAYLSNLLDGFEVITPTDPARRGAQLSVRVPGAGELSRRLRFEYGVIADSREPDVLRFAPVPLYSTYHDCWRAGTALAEVTA, from the coding sequence GTGACCCTTTCCGAGACGGAGGCACTGGAACTCGATGCCGCGGACCCGGGGCACCGGGAGCTGTTCGACGTACCGCCCGCGCAGGGTGGCGACTACCCGGAGGTCGCGTACTTCGCCGGGAACTCGCTCGGCCTGCGTCCGAAGGCGACCCGGTCCGAGCTGCTCGAGGACCTGGACTCGTGGGCGGCGCTCGGGGTCGAAGGACATCTGGACGCGGCCCGGCCGTGGTTGCCGTACCACGAGCTGCTGACCGGTCCCGCGTCACGGCTCGTCGGCGCGTTGCCGAGCGAGACGGTCGTGATGAACACGCTCACCGTCAACCTGCACCTGTTGATGGTGTCGTTCTACCGGCCGACGCGGTCCCGGCACCGGATCGTCATCGAGGACTCGGCGTTCCCCTCGGACAGTTACGCCGTACGGTCGCAGGTCGAGTTCCACGGGTACGACGCGGAGGATGCGGTGATCCGGTTGCGTCCACGACCGGGGGAGAACAGTCTGCGTACGGCGGATGTCGTCGAGCAGCTCGGTGGCGACGTGGCGCTCGTACTCCTGGGCGGCGTGAACTATCTGACCGGTGAGCTGATGGATATCCCCACGATCACGAAGGCCGGTCACGCGGCCGGGGCGATCGTCGGGTGGGACCTCGCGCACGCGGCCGGGAACGTGCCGCTCGCGTTGCACGACTGGGACGTGGACTTCGCGGCCTGGTGCTCGTACAAGTACTTGAACTCAGGTCCGGGGGCGATCGCCGGTGCGTTCGTGCACGAGCGGCATCTCGGCGCGGACCTGCCGCGGTTCGAGGGCTGGTGGAGCACCGACGCGAAGACGCGGTTCGAGATGACGCCGGAGTCCCGGCCGCCGGCGACCGCGGACGCGTGGCAGGTGTCGAACCCGCCGATCTTCTCGATGAGCCCGGTGCGGACGTCGCTGGAGATCTTCGACAAGGTCGGCATCGAGGTACTACGGGAGCGGAGCGTGCGGTTGACGGCGTACCTGTCGAACCTGCTGGACGGTTTCGAGGTCATCACACCGACTGATCCGGCGCGACGTGGTGCCCAGTTGTCGGTGCGGGTGCCCGGGGCCGGCGAGCTGTCGCGGCGGTTGCGGTTCGAGTACGGCGTGATTGCGGACTCGCGGGAGCCCGACGTACTGCGGTTCGCGCCG
- a CDS encoding alpha/beta hydrolase: MLKTAATTTHQPPLGIRLVYSLRKEPDYLTMSPADLVKFGETQSRIVNSRLARLITGRPHPDVTIDWQQIPLADRTIRVRVHRPRHAGARKLPLVLHVHGGGYTGTAVQCDWINSHIAARASAVVVSVEHRLMNHETPLAAIVDDGWDVLRYVFQHAADWGIDPSRVAVAGESAGSMVAALSALRARDTGLSLRAQVLINPCVDVTSTALDYESATQYADTPTLTRAGIEFFRHLAVPEGTDPRPLSPRYADLSGLPPTLVVIPALDPVADHGRVYADELRAAGTTVQVSEYSKAGHAFISLPGLVPQAKPARNRIIDFLCTQFR; this comes from the coding sequence ATGCTCAAGACCGCCGCCACCACCACGCACCAGCCTCCGCTCGGCATCCGGCTGGTGTACTCCCTGCGTAAGGAACCCGACTACCTGACGATGTCGCCTGCGGACCTCGTGAAGTTCGGCGAGACCCAGAGCCGCATCGTCAACTCCCGCCTCGCCCGCCTCATCACCGGCCGCCCGCACCCAGACGTCACGATCGACTGGCAACAGATCCCGCTCGCGGACCGCACGATCCGCGTCCGGGTGCATCGCCCGAGGCACGCAGGAGCGCGCAAGCTTCCGCTCGTACTTCACGTGCACGGCGGCGGCTACACCGGGACCGCGGTGCAATGCGACTGGATCAACAGCCACATCGCCGCTCGGGCGTCGGCGGTGGTCGTGTCCGTCGAGCATCGGCTCATGAACCACGAGACCCCACTCGCGGCGATCGTCGACGACGGTTGGGACGTCCTACGGTACGTCTTCCAGCACGCCGCCGATTGGGGAATCGATCCGTCCCGGGTGGCCGTCGCCGGCGAGAGCGCAGGCTCGATGGTGGCGGCCCTCTCCGCGCTGCGAGCGCGCGACACGGGCCTCTCGCTGCGGGCCCAGGTGCTCATCAACCCGTGCGTCGACGTGACCTCGACGGCACTCGACTACGAGTCCGCGACCCAGTACGCCGACACCCCGACGCTCACCCGAGCCGGAATCGAGTTCTTCCGGCATCTCGCCGTACCGGAAGGAACCGATCCGCGCCCGCTCTCACCCCGGTACGCCGACCTGAGCGGGCTGCCTCCAACGCTCGTGGTGATCCCGGCCCTCGACCCGGTCGCAGACCACGGCCGCGTGTACGCCGACGAACTCCGAGCCGCAGGCACCACCGTCCAAGTCAGCGAGTACTCCAAGGCCGGCCACGCCTTCATCAGCCTCCCCGGCCTCGTCCCCCAAGCCAAACCAGCCCGCAACCGAATCATCGACTTCCTCTGCACCCAGTTCCGCTAG
- a CDS encoding TetR/AcrR family transcriptional regulator, with protein MASTTRPPGRPRSSVDAEVFAATLRTVHELGYTRATVDRIAAAAGIAKTTIYRRWPSKGALVTACLVDAFGPLPLVGHALEEDMAAAVRFGARRIAEPGVAAAFAGVFTDAIGDPGLREILSTQLQDPYRQVLTESLGLSEQRVLFFIDVVIGTLLHRMGMTGEPMVEADVDALIQMLQRELH; from the coding sequence ATGGCTTCCACGACGCGACCGCCCGGCCGGCCCCGTTCCAGCGTCGACGCGGAGGTGTTCGCGGCGACGCTGCGGACGGTGCACGAGCTCGGGTACACCCGGGCCACGGTCGACCGGATCGCCGCGGCGGCCGGGATCGCGAAGACCACGATCTACCGGCGCTGGCCGTCCAAAGGTGCGCTCGTCACCGCCTGCCTGGTGGACGCCTTCGGCCCGCTGCCACTGGTCGGCCACGCCCTCGAGGAGGATATGGCCGCCGCGGTCCGCTTCGGCGCGCGGCGGATCGCGGAGCCTGGGGTCGCGGCGGCGTTCGCCGGGGTGTTCACCGACGCGATCGGTGATCCTGGTCTGCGCGAGATCCTGTCCACGCAGCTCCAGGACCCGTACCGGCAGGTGCTCACCGAGTCGCTCGGTCTGTCCGAGCAGCGCGTCCTGTTCTTCATCGACGTCGTCATCGGCACGCTGCTGCACCGGATGGGCATGACCGGCGAACCCATGGTCGAGGCCGACGTCGACGCCCTCATCCAGATGCTCCAGCGCGAACTCCACTAG
- the glgA gene encoding glycogen synthase has product MKVAILTREFPPDVYGGAGVHVDFLVRELRRLIDVDVHCMGEPRKGATAHSEDDPRIPTANAALRILSTDLTMTAAVGEADLVHSHTWYANMAGHWAKLLYDVPHVVTAHSLEPRRPWKAEQLGGGYRLSSWAERTSYEAADAVVAVSRGMRTDVLECYPSIDPAKVHVISNGIDADFYRPDPSTHVLERLGVDLNRPYVTFVGRITRQKGVPHLLRAGLRLNPSVQLVLLAGAADTVELKAETDALIDDLKLARDGVFVVSEMLPREEVRQVLTHALAFCCPSIYEPLGIVNLEAMACETAVVASAVGGIPEVVDDGVTGILVPYDENDPDTFERGLADGINALVDDPSRADAMGKAGRERAVSEFGWDAVAQRTVELYNSLLG; this is encoded by the coding sequence ATGAAGGTCGCCATCCTGACGCGTGAGTTTCCTCCGGACGTGTACGGCGGGGCCGGGGTGCACGTGGACTTCCTGGTCCGCGAACTGCGCCGGCTGATCGACGTCGACGTCCATTGCATGGGCGAGCCCCGGAAAGGTGCGACCGCGCATTCCGAGGACGACCCGCGGATCCCGACCGCGAACGCGGCGCTGCGCATCCTGTCCACCGACCTGACCATGACCGCGGCGGTCGGCGAGGCGGACCTGGTGCACTCCCACACCTGGTACGCGAACATGGCGGGGCACTGGGCCAAGCTGCTGTACGACGTACCGCATGTGGTGACCGCGCACTCGCTGGAGCCGCGGCGCCCGTGGAAGGCCGAGCAACTCGGTGGCGGGTACCGGCTGTCCAGCTGGGCCGAGCGGACCTCGTACGAGGCGGCCGATGCGGTCGTCGCGGTGAGCCGCGGAATGCGGACCGACGTACTGGAGTGCTATCCGTCGATCGACCCGGCCAAGGTGCACGTGATCTCGAACGGGATCGACGCGGACTTCTACCGGCCGGATCCGTCGACGCACGTGCTCGAGCGGCTCGGCGTCGACCTGAACCGTCCGTACGTGACGTTCGTCGGCCGGATCACCCGGCAGAAGGGCGTGCCGCACCTGCTCCGCGCGGGGCTGCGTCTGAACCCGTCGGTGCAGCTCGTGCTGCTGGCCGGCGCGGCCGACACGGTCGAGCTGAAGGCGGAGACCGACGCGCTGATCGACGACCTGAAGCTGGCCCGCGACGGCGTGTTCGTGGTCTCCGAGATGCTGCCGCGGGAGGAGGTCCGGCAGGTGCTGACGCACGCGCTGGCGTTCTGCTGCCCGTCGATCTACGAGCCGCTCGGCATCGTCAACCTGGAGGCGATGGCGTGTGAGACCGCGGTCGTGGCGAGCGCGGTCGGCGGCATTCCGGAGGTCGTCGACGACGGCGTGACCGGCATCCTGGTCCCGTACGACGAGAACGACCCGGACACCTTCGAACGCGGTCTCGCGGACGGGATCAACGCACTGGTCGACGATCCTTCTCGAGCTGACGCGATGGGTAAGGCCGGGCGGGAACGCGCGGTGTCCGAGTTCGGCTGGGATGCTGTCGCGCAGCGCACCGTCGAGCTGTACAACAGCCTGCTTGGGTAG